The segment GCTCGTTCTTGATGCGGCTCATGCCCAGCCGGTTGGCGATCGGCGCGTAGATGTCGAGCGTCTCCTGCGCGATGCGGGCGCGCCGGTCGTCGGGCATGTGCTGGAGCGTGCGCATGTTGTGGAGCCGGTCGGCGAGCTTGACCAGGATGACGCGGATGTCGTCCACCATCGCCAGCAGCATCTTGCGGAAGTTTTCCGCCTGGCGCTCCTCGGTGGACGAAAAGGGGATGGCGCCGATCTTGGTGACGCCCTCGACGATGTGGGCGACGTCCTCGCCGAACTTCTCGCGGATCTTCTCGGGGGTGGTCAGCGTGTCTTCGACCACGTCGTGGAGCAGGCCGGCCGCGATACAGACCGCGTCCAGCTTCATTTCGGCCAGGATGTCGGCCACTTCCAGGGGGTGGACCAGGTAGGGTTCGCCCGAATGGCGGATCTGTCCCTTGTGCTCCAGGGCCGAAAATACGTAGGCCCGGCGGAGCAACTCGAGATCGGCGTCCGGGCTGTAGCCGCGGACCTTGTCGAGCAGATCCTCGAAGCGAATCATGAAGTTCGGTGTCTAATGGCTTTATCGGTCGCTGAAGGTCCGGCTAGAGCCGGACATTTGGCGCTGAGGGTCCGGCTAAAGCCGGACGCTACATTTAGAGACAAGCCCGCCGAGCCGGAAGTGCCATGTGGCGTCCGCCTTTAGGCGGACCTTGCCTCCATCATAGGGCATGACCTCACTGGTGGTTGCGGGGGGTCTGGAAACGAAGCTATACTTTCCGGCCTTGCGGCTTGAACGTGTTTTACAGGGACTTACAGGGGGAATTCTGATGAGAAAGCGGTCTTCGGCAGCGTATTTGGCGCTGGTTATGGGACTGGGCGTCGCGCTTGCCGGTTGCGGATACATCGGCGAGGTCCGCGCCATGAAGGCGTTCAAGGACGGCAACAAGGCCTACGGCGCCAGCGATTGGCGGGCGGCGGCCGAGAAGTACGAGGAAGCGGCGGCGCTCGATCCGAACAACGCGGCCATCTTCTTCTACCTGGCCAACTCGTACGACAACATGTACCGGCCGGCCCGTAAGGGTGAGGCGGCCAACGACGAGCTGATGCTCAAGGCCGTCGAAAACTACAAGCTCGCGAGCGAGAAGCTGACGGAAGACACCGTGCCGAAGCGCTCGCTGGCCCTGGAATTCCTGGTCGCGGCCTACGGCCCCGACAAGCTGGCCGACCCGACCCAGGCCGAGCCGGTGGTGAAGCGCATGATCGAACTGGCGCCCAACGAGCCGACCAACTATTTCCAGCTCGCGAAGATTTACGAAGACTCGGGCGAGTACCAGCTGGCCGAAGAAACCTACCTGAAGGGCCGTGACGCCAAGCCCAACGACCCGACCGTGTACCTGACCGTGGCCGGCTACTACAACCGGCAGGGCGACTTCCCCAAGCTGGTGGAGAACCTCAGGAAGCGCGTGGACCTCGAACCGACCAACCCCGAGGCCCACTACACGCTCGCCACCTACCACTGGGACAAGGCATCGCGCGACTTCCGCCTCTCCGACAAGGAAAAGTTGCAGCTCGTGCTCGACGGCCTCACCGCGGTGAACAAGGCCCTCGAGATCAAGCCCGACTACGTCGAGGCCATCACCTACAAGGGCCTGCTGCTCCGCACGCAGGCGCTCGTCGAGAAGGACCCCAAGAAGCAGCAGGCGCTGCTCAAGGAAGCCACGGAGCTGGGCGACAAGGCTAACGCCATGCGCAAGGCCAAGGCCGCCAGCTAAATCGGGCATACGCCCAAAACAATCTAAACGGGCCGCTCCCGCCTTGCGCGGGGCGGCCCGTTTTTCTTTTACCTGCCCGTCATCCGCCAGTGATAATTTCGTTCTGTTCAGGAGCGATGTACACATGAAACTTTTGATTAGGTTTGCCTTCTCCCTCGTCGCCGTTTTTGCACTTGCCACGGTCGTGAGCGCCCAGGGCGTGACCACCGGCGCCCTCGCCGGGAAGGTCGTCGATTCACAGCAGCAGGCCGTCTCCGGCGCCAGCGTGATCGCGATTCACCTACCCTCCGGCACCAGCTACGAAGCCACCACGCGCGCCGACGGCCGGTTCTCCATCCCCGGCATGCGCGTCGGCGGTCCCTACTCGGTGACAGTGGCCTATGCGGGCACCGGCGCCGCGGCGTTCCAGCCCGAGACCCAGGACAACGTCGAGGTCATCCTCGGCGGCGCCACCGACCTCCAGTTCATGCTGAAGAACATCTC is part of the Vicinamibacterales bacterium genome and harbors:
- a CDS encoding tetratricopeptide repeat protein, giving the protein MRKRSSAAYLALVMGLGVALAGCGYIGEVRAMKAFKDGNKAYGASDWRAAAEKYEEAAALDPNNAAIFFYLANSYDNMYRPARKGEAANDELMLKAVENYKLASEKLTEDTVPKRSLALEFLVAAYGPDKLADPTQAEPVVKRMIELAPNEPTNYFQLAKIYEDSGEYQLAEETYLKGRDAKPNDPTVYLTVAGYYNRQGDFPKLVENLRKRVDLEPTNPEAHYTLATYHWDKASRDFRLSDKEKLQLVLDGLTAVNKALEIKPDYVEAITYKGLLLRTQALVEKDPKKQQALLKEATELGDKANAMRKAKAAS